The following are encoded together in the Pseudoalteromonas piscicida genome:
- a CDS encoding family 20 glycosylhydrolase, which produces MRIKTTLLGAIIAGCSFYTQASFTQQQLTQFASDTHFEFAVENNFSNGAGGFSGSITLTNNSKVDLPKGQSDWQIYLHSVRHISTETAEGLRFEHINGDLHRITPTDSFAGLKAGEKLKLAFDGSAWVAAYSDFMPRAFIVSGKNKPVIFANTDTEDMTQFVAPFERENQLKRYNTPTDYTQIANAALRFERNQSNVSVSKEDALRRIIPKPEYIDFNRGEITLNKNWQIRFAGRLKSEVAVFQEDLSEYGLDLKAEANHVPEGNIPTIRLKVAKSLGRDYDYSQPGSYTLDIDDDVIEITGIDNAGVFYGIQSLLALFPADSKNEITLSHLEIKDSPRFSWRGMHYDNARNYHGKDALFKLIEQMARYKLNKFHWHFSDDEGWRLEIPGLPELTEVGAFRCFDLEERECLLTQLGTGPFKTGSGNGYLSREDFVELLKFATARHIEIIPEIESPGHARAAIKSMEARYHKLMEAGREQEAKAYLLNDIDDTSKYLTVQLYTDNSINVCLDSSYAFMEKVVYELQEMYRDAGTMLTTVHFGGDEVGKGSWTESPACNDLFAVADNGVAGPNDLKPYFTQKVAKLLAKRGITPAAWEDGLMYNTTTTFKRDEFPNPQFLVNTWDNIWEWGVADRAHRFANNNYQVILSHGTHLYFDHPYEAHPEERGYYWATRYTDTKKAFSYMPDNIYANADFTRNREPIVNLEALVGRELPALKRPQNILGMQGQIWSETIRSEDQVLRLIFPRLLSLAERAWHKADWEGRRINQKELNKDFSTFAAALSLKEIAKLQNDGIKPNLPVPGAKVVLGKLEANSAFPYLAIEVSLDNGESWQPYTDQMSISDESKVLLRTRAGDKNTSRVTGLK; this is translated from the coding sequence ATGAGAATAAAAACGACTTTGCTTGGGGCGATAATTGCTGGATGCTCATTCTATACACAAGCATCATTCACGCAGCAGCAATTGACGCAATTTGCAAGTGACACGCATTTTGAATTTGCGGTAGAAAATAACTTCAGCAATGGTGCCGGAGGCTTTAGCGGCTCCATTACACTGACTAACAATTCAAAAGTTGATCTACCAAAAGGACAAAGTGATTGGCAAATCTATTTGCACTCAGTTCGTCACATCTCAACCGAAACTGCTGAAGGTCTGCGCTTTGAGCATATTAATGGCGACCTTCATCGTATAACCCCTACCGATTCGTTTGCCGGCTTAAAAGCGGGTGAAAAGCTCAAGTTGGCTTTTGATGGTTCGGCTTGGGTTGCTGCATACAGCGATTTTATGCCGCGTGCCTTTATTGTGTCTGGTAAAAATAAGCCAGTCATTTTTGCAAATACTGATACAGAAGACATGACGCAGTTCGTTGCACCATTCGAGCGTGAGAACCAACTGAAAAGATACAATACACCCACCGATTACACGCAGATAGCGAACGCAGCGCTGCGTTTCGAACGTAATCAAAGCAATGTTTCTGTCTCAAAAGAAGATGCGCTAAGACGTATCATTCCAAAGCCTGAGTATATCGACTTTAATCGTGGCGAAATTACACTAAACAAAAACTGGCAGATCCGCTTTGCAGGACGTTTGAAGTCAGAAGTCGCCGTGTTTCAAGAAGACTTATCAGAATATGGATTGGATTTAAAAGCTGAAGCTAATCATGTGCCTGAAGGGAATATCCCGACGATCCGCCTCAAGGTTGCGAAAAGTCTAGGGCGAGATTATGACTATAGTCAACCTGGGTCATACACGTTAGATATTGATGATGATGTGATTGAAATCACCGGTATTGATAACGCGGGTGTGTTTTACGGTATTCAAAGCTTGCTTGCACTATTTCCTGCCGATAGCAAAAATGAAATTACCTTGTCTCACTTAGAAATTAAAGACTCGCCGCGCTTTAGTTGGCGTGGCATGCATTACGACAATGCTCGTAACTATCATGGTAAAGATGCGCTATTTAAATTAATTGAACAGATGGCGCGTTATAAGTTAAATAAGTTCCATTGGCACTTTTCAGATGATGAAGGTTGGCGCTTGGAGATCCCTGGGCTTCCTGAACTAACGGAAGTCGGCGCATTCCGTTGTTTTGATTTAGAAGAACGTGAGTGCTTACTGACTCAGCTGGGCACAGGTCCTTTCAAAACAGGAAGTGGGAATGGTTACCTTTCTCGAGAGGACTTTGTCGAGTTACTTAAATTTGCCACCGCACGTCATATCGAGATCATTCCAGAAATTGAAAGCCCTGGGCATGCTCGTGCTGCTATTAAGTCCATGGAAGCGCGTTATCACAAATTGATGGAAGCAGGTAGAGAGCAAGAGGCCAAAGCTTATCTTCTGAACGATATTGATGACACTTCAAAGTATCTAACCGTGCAACTCTATACTGATAACTCTATTAATGTTTGCTTGGACTCAAGCTATGCCTTTATGGAGAAGGTGGTATATGAGCTGCAGGAAATGTATCGTGACGCTGGTACTATGCTAACGACAGTCCATTTTGGTGGAGATGAAGTTGGAAAGGGCTCGTGGACTGAATCACCGGCATGTAATGATTTATTTGCGGTAGCCGACAACGGAGTGGCTGGACCCAATGATTTAAAACCATACTTTACTCAAAAAGTTGCAAAGCTGCTTGCTAAGCGTGGGATCACCCCAGCCGCTTGGGAAGATGGTTTAATGTACAACACTACGACGACCTTTAAACGTGATGAGTTTCCAAACCCACAGTTCTTAGTGAATACATGGGATAACATTTGGGAATGGGGAGTAGCAGACAGAGCCCATCGTTTTGCAAACAACAATTACCAAGTTATTTTGTCTCACGGTACACATTTGTACTTTGATCACCCTTACGAAGCCCACCCTGAAGAGCGCGGCTATTATTGGGCAACTCGTTACACAGATACGAAAAAAGCATTTTCGTATATGCCAGATAATATTTATGCAAATGCGGACTTCACGCGAAACCGTGAGCCTATCGTGAATCTAGAAGCCTTAGTTGGTCGAGAGTTACCTGCGCTTAAAAGACCGCAAAATATCCTTGGTATGCAAGGGCAAATATGGAGTGAGACCATTCGCTCGGAAGACCAAGTATTACGCCTAATTTTCCCTCGTTTGCTTTCGCTTGCGGAGCGCGCTTGGCATAAAGCGGATTGGGAGGGACGCCGTATTAACCAAAAAGAGCTAAACAAGGACTTCTCAACCTTCGCAGCAGCCCTGTCTTTAAAAGAGATTGCAAAGTTGCAAAACGATGGCATTAAGCCAAACCTTCCGGTTCCTGGTGCCAAAGTGGTGCTGGGTAAACTTGAAGCGAATAGTGCTTTCCCTTATCTTGCAATTGAAGTGAGCTTAGACAATGGTGAATCTTGGCAGCCTTATACTGATCAGATGAGTATCTCAGATGAAAGTAAGGTATTGTTGAGAACGAGAGCCGGAGATAAAAATACGAGCCGTGTCACAGGGTTGAAATAA
- a CDS encoding M13 family metallopeptidase — MKKLSLTAASVALALGLIGCSEQPQTQQQKPAEQAEAQKAALNSGIELENIDKSVRPQDDFYYHVNGHWLEKTKIPADKSNYGSFSQLYDESQKALRKVLEDAANNTSAKAGSDEQKLGAFYQSYMDEGARNELGLNPVKPYLKEIQDLKNKSELPTIFAKMRLTGASTPFGWYVNNDAKNSSENALYMFQSGLGLPDRDYYLKDEEKFSKIREQYQLYIEQLLAKAGHKNPGQAALNIVALERQIAEAQWTRVESRDATKTYNKLSNDAFNQLMPDFDTSAFLSALGIKTDSLIVSQPSFFEALSKIIADSKLETWQDYLTFHFTNDYAELLSKDVVDLKFGFFGKTLTGVEEQAPTWKKAVDASNSVLGEMLGKIYVKSYFPPEAKARMEELVANLIKGFDQAIDGLEWMSAETKVAAKDKLNKFTPKIGYPDKWKDYSALEINPDDLVGNYVRYSQFANQEMIDKLGKPVDRGEWFMTPQTVNAYYNPVNNEIVFPAAILQPPFFNLEADDAVNYGAIGAVIGHELGHGFDDQGAKYDGDGNLRNWWSESDLAQFEARSQKLVEQFNGFKPFEDAGVNGQLTLGENIGDLGGLTVAYKAYQISLGDKKAPVIDGYTGEQRFFMGWSQIWRRKYRDEELRNRLMTDPHSPSHYRVIGVLPNMPEFYKAFDVKEGDKMYLKPEDRVKIW, encoded by the coding sequence ATGAAGAAACTATCACTGACTGCTGCGAGCGTTGCACTCGCATTGGGATTGATTGGTTGTAGTGAACAACCGCAAACACAACAACAAAAACCAGCGGAACAAGCCGAAGCACAAAAGGCGGCTTTGAATTCTGGTATCGAATTGGAAAATATTGATAAATCAGTGCGCCCACAAGATGACTTCTATTATCATGTGAATGGTCACTGGTTAGAAAAAACCAAAATCCCTGCTGATAAGTCAAATTATGGTTCTTTCTCACAGCTTTATGATGAGTCGCAAAAAGCACTACGTAAAGTACTTGAAGATGCTGCAAACAACACATCAGCTAAAGCGGGTAGCGATGAACAGAAGCTGGGTGCGTTTTATCAAAGCTATATGGATGAAGGTGCTAGGAACGAGCTGGGCTTAAACCCGGTTAAGCCTTATCTGAAAGAAATTCAAGACCTGAAGAATAAGTCAGAGCTACCAACTATCTTTGCTAAAATGCGTTTAACGGGTGCAAGTACACCGTTTGGTTGGTACGTTAATAATGATGCTAAGAATTCAAGCGAAAATGCACTTTACATGTTCCAGTCAGGGCTTGGCTTACCTGACCGTGATTACTACCTGAAAGATGAAGAAAAATTCAGTAAAATTCGTGAACAGTACCAGCTTTACATCGAACAGTTGTTAGCAAAGGCTGGTCATAAAAATCCAGGTCAAGCTGCACTGAATATTGTTGCATTAGAGAGGCAAATTGCCGAAGCGCAATGGACACGCGTTGAAAGCCGCGATGCGACTAAAACCTATAACAAGCTAAGCAATGATGCATTTAATCAATTAATGCCAGACTTTGATACATCAGCGTTTTTAAGCGCACTTGGTATTAAAACGGATTCACTTATCGTAAGCCAGCCAAGTTTCTTTGAGGCGCTGTCAAAAATCATTGCAGATTCAAAGCTAGAGACATGGCAAGACTACTTAACATTCCACTTTACCAATGACTACGCAGAGCTACTAAGTAAAGATGTAGTTGACCTTAAATTTGGGTTCTTTGGTAAAACATTGACGGGTGTAGAGGAACAAGCGCCAACGTGGAAAAAAGCAGTAGATGCAAGTAATTCGGTACTTGGTGAAATGCTAGGCAAGATATACGTTAAGTCGTATTTCCCACCAGAAGCTAAGGCAAGAATGGAAGAGTTGGTTGCCAATCTTATTAAAGGATTTGATCAAGCGATTGATGGTCTTGAGTGGATGAGTGCTGAAACTAAAGTAGCGGCAAAAGATAAGCTCAATAAGTTTACGCCTAAGATTGGTTACCCTGACAAATGGAAAGACTATTCAGCGCTTGAGATCAATCCTGATGATCTAGTTGGTAACTATGTACGCTATAGCCAATTTGCTAATCAGGAAATGATCGACAAGCTGGGTAAACCAGTCGACCGTGGCGAGTGGTTTATGACACCGCAAACGGTGAATGCATATTACAATCCAGTGAATAACGAGATTGTATTCCCAGCTGCGATTTTACAACCACCATTTTTTAACCTCGAAGCGGATGATGCTGTCAACTACGGTGCAATCGGTGCGGTTATCGGTCACGAGTTAGGCCACGGCTTTGACGACCAAGGTGCGAAGTATGACGGTGATGGTAACCTACGTAATTGGTGGAGTGAGTCTGACCTTGCACAATTCGAAGCGCGTAGCCAAAAACTGGTTGAGCAATTTAATGGCTTCAAACCATTTGAAGATGCCGGCGTAAACGGTCAACTTACACTAGGTGAAAACATTGGTGATTTAGGCGGTCTAACTGTCGCTTATAAAGCGTACCAAATTTCACTAGGTGATAAGAAGGCGCCAGTTATTGACGGTTATACTGGGGAGCAGCGCTTCTTTATGGGCTGGTCACAAATTTGGCGTCGTAAATACCGCGATGAAGAGCTGCGTAATCGTCTGATGACAGATCCGCATTCACCAAGTCATTATCGAGTGATTGGTGTGCTGCCAAATATGCCTGAGTTCTACAAGGCATTTGATGTGAAAGAAGGCGATAAAATGTATCTTAAGCCAGAAGATAGAGTGAAAATCTGGTAA